From a region of the Henckelia pumila isolate YLH828 unplaced genomic scaffold, ASM3356847v2 CTG_245:::fragment_2:::debris, whole genome shotgun sequence genome:
- the LOC140870773 gene encoding protein COBRA-like produces MEVRCFKSILGFKISTVLLVFLLSCFSFTPAEAYDALDPNGNITIKWDITTWNPDGYVAVVTIFNFQQYRHIQAPGWTLGWTWAKKEVIWGMMGGQTTEQGDCSRFKGAIPHCCKKDPTVVDLLPGTPYNQQIANCCKGGVITSWVQDPVNSAGSFQLSVGGAGTTNKTVRVPKNFTLKSPGPGYTCGPAKIVKPTKFIASDGRRVTQAMMTWNVTCTYSQFLAQKVPTCCVSLSSFYNNTIVPCPTCTCGCPSNLTQPGTCVDPDLPHLASVVSDRAKSNSLAPLVQCTNHMCPIRVHWHVKLSYKVYWRVKVTITNFNYMMNYTQWNLVIQHPNFDNLTQIFSFNYKPLTPYQSINDTAMLWGIKFYNDFLMQAGHAGNVQSELLFRKDKSTFSFEKGWAFPRRIYFNGDNCVMPPPDQYPYLPNAGFRKHVSFYMLIITGIGSLMKTVDHLSYL; encoded by the exons ATGGAAGTGCGATGCTTTAAATCTATCCTTGGGTTCAAAATATCCACCGTCTTGTTGGTCTTCTTGCTTTCGTGCTTCAGCTTTACTCCTGCAG AAGCCTATGACGCGCTTGATCCTAATGGaaatatcactatcaagtgggACATTACCACTTGGAACCCCGATGGCTATGTT GCTGTTGTTACGATATTCAACTTCCAGCAGTATCGTCACATTCAAGCACCGGGTTGGACTTTAGGATGGACTTGGGCTAAGAAGGAGGTGATATGGGGTATGATGGGTGGTCAAACTACCGAGCAAGGAGATTGTTCGAGGTTTAAGGGGGCTATTCCACATTGCTGTAAGAAAGATCCAACAGTTGTGGACTTATTACCTGGAACTCCTTACAATCAACAGATTGCTAATTGTTGTAAAGGAGGGGTGATTACTTCGTGGGTGCAAGATCCCGTGAATTCTGCAGGTTCCTTCCAACTTAGTGTTGGGGGAGCTGGAACCACGAATAAAACAGTTCGGGTACCTAAAAATTTCACTTTGAAATCCCCCGGTCCCGGTTACACGTGTGGACCTGCGAAAATTGTGAAGCCTACAAAGTTCATTGCTTCCGATGGAAGGAGAGTGACACAGGCGATGA TGACATGGAATGTTACTTGCACATATTCACAATTTCTGGCCCAAAAAGTACCTACTTGCTGTGTTTCACTGTCATCTTTTTACAACAACACAATTGTTCCTTGCCCAACTTGTACTTGTGGATGCCCAAGTAACCTTACGCAACCGGGAACCTGTGTTGA TCCAGATTTACCGCACCTTGCTTCAGTGGTTTCTGATCGTGCAAAGAGCAATAGCCTGGCTCCACTAGTCCAGTGCACAAATCATATGTGCCCCATTCGTGTCCACTGGCATGTCAAACTAAGCTACAAGGTGTATTGGCGGGTCAAAGTCACCATAACAAACTTCAACTACATGATGAACTATACGCAGTGGAACTTAGTCATTCAGCACCCGAACTTTGACAATCTAACACAGATTTTCAGCTTCAACTACAAACCACTAACTCCATACCAGAGCATAA ATGATACTGCAATGTTATGGGGCATAAAATTTTACAACGATTTTCTGATGCAAGCTGGACATGCTGGAAACGTGCAGTCCGAGCTTTTATTCCGAAAGGACAAGTCCACATTCAGTTTCGAGAAGGGTTGGGCGTTTCCTCGGAGAATCTATTTCAATGGTGATAACTGTGTTATGCCTCCtcctgatcaatacccgtatcTACCAAATGCGGGTTTTCGCAAGCACGTATCATTTTATATGTTGATCATCACTGGTATAGGTTCACTGATGAAGACAGTTGATCACTTATCATATTTGTGA